GGCACATCACGTATCAACACCATGGTGCCATGAGCGTGCCTCGCACCCTCCGACCCTACCACCATGGCAGCGCTGCAAAACTGCATACCAGCATCGCCGACGAGGAGCATCGTGCACGCCCACCGCTAGGTGCCTTAGCGATGCCCGCTCCTCCTGCACCCCGCCACACACGACATGCTGCTCGCCACCGCCAGGggcccaccggccgcctccAAGCGCATCGACCTCTGGGACGGCGCAGGCTCCATCCCGAGCTTGCTGCTTGGTCCATCGGCAACGCGGCGCCGCTGAGCCCCCACCACTGACACGGTGCAGCCCCCTGTCTCTCCCAGCATGAGGTGTCGTGACccccaccaccacggcggcgccgcgccgcccgtcgctgAACCAGATAGGGGGCCGACCACCACCGCGCGCTGGCTCATCACCCGCGTCGTCCGCCACCACCGCACGCGGCCTCGCTTCCGCTCCTGGTGACGCCCTCGCGCTCGCCGGCCTCTACCCGACCCGTCACCGCCGTCGCACAACCTCGCTCTGTGCCACCCGTCACTTTGCCGGAGAGGGTCGTGGGTGGCGGATCCAGGGGCAGGAAAGCCGGATCCACCCTCGGTAGGACCGGATCCGCCGCGTCGGCGCGCCACGGTCACCTTGCGTCGTCCTCGCATCAGCGCACAAGACCCACTCCAGCCGGAttgccccgctgccgccgtcctcgAGAGCCACAGGGCTTCCGGTGACCCCCTCcaacgacgacgaggagggcacgagagcgggggggggggggggggggggttggcggcggcggcgagggcgccacCCGTGTCACCGGGGGGAGGGCGACGCAGGGGTCccttttaattttcttttaattgCCAAGCCTATCGTCCACACATAGTTTGGCATATATTGAAGGTTCTTTGTATGCATTTCTTCAAAAATACCTTTGTGCACTTCGCTTAAGAAATACATAATACTTAATTGTACTTCTGAAATTTCAACAGAAATCCCTTTATAGTTTGTCTCTTATTAGGGTGTTCAACCTCCTTCTCAATCTGCATGTTGAGCACATTATGGTATGGTCATATGCATCAAATTGACTATTACTTGCggtaaatatatattatgtatcGTCTTTTGATGTGGAATATAAGCCAAAGTTTCGAAAATTTGATAACTTATGTTCGAAACGGAGATAATATAGCTTTGTTAGGGAAAGTGCGTAGAAAACAGTAAAGGTTTGCCATGTAGGAGTATATTACTAGAGGCGTTGTTAATTATTTTCCTAGGAACAAGGCCCTAAATACTCTGCCCAACATCGGGCGCATCTTTAGGGTGTTTAAGATATACTATAGAAGGAGAAGCAACTCTTGTTCTTCATAACTAGGTCTACATGTGTTTTTATTCTGTTTTCCTTGTTTCCTTGGCATTAGCTGTAGATGGCATATTGGCATGCCTCTGCACATCCAAGATCCCATCTAGAAGAAAATAATATATGTCACCTGAACCTTGAGCAATCTTTTTAAATATAGGCTCAGCATGTCAGTGATATGCTTATCTATAGCCTGCCACCAAATTATGAACTTGAAGCCGCCATTTCCAATGCCCAACTCCATTACTATTAGAATAGACATATATTGAGCATATCAACTCGATCACATGCTGTTTTTCTTCCTGATAACACGCAATATCTTAGCTAGGAAAGAAAGTCTACCAGGCGACCACCCTAAAGAGAATCGATCAGTGATCAGAGTCACTATGTATGATGACCTACCAACATTACCCTAGCATGCACTAGGCACATTGGTCATTAAtgcatcagattcctttataaCGTTACGCTAATTACTTTTATGCAGTATGCAGTCTGAACCAATCCTTGAAGAGAACCTATGTGTTGCCTTTGAAAGGTCAAGGTCAACTCATCCAAAGTTCCAAATCTATTGATCAAAATTGCATAGATGTGAATGCTGTTACTTTAGGTAACTGTACATGAATGTTCTTCTCAaccttttagaaaaaaaaacgcaATGAAACCAAGACATAACGAGCAAGGGAGGGTGGCGTTCGCACTTCGCAGTGACAGTGCAACTGTGCAAGTGAAGTGCGTGGCTTGCAAGGAGACGCATCGCTTGCACACCGATCCTTGTTTGACCCGCACATCGTGCCGACAACGTCTTTGCCTTGTTCTTTGACCACACGCTTGTCCGCCATTGTTACATACACAGTTCCAACCCTCCTGCCTGTTTCTGTAGTATTTAATGGAATgccatgtaaaaaaaaaaatctgatgtggcatgagAGAGTTAGCGAGGTGTGAGAGAAAAAACACAAGACGTCGTTTCTCACGTGAGAAAAAGTCGACTCGACGACCAACGCACCAAGACGCCGGTGATTTCGCGTTTCTTCGTCAGACCTTTTTGCGACCCCACCATCGAAGCCATGGCCGCCTgccccttcctcgccgccgcaccCCTGGTGGACgctccaccgcgcgccgccgcccctcggcTTGCAGCCGTGAGGTGGTCTGTGCTTCCTCGCTAACCTAAATAACGCTTATAGAAACAATGGATTCGACTGCCCTAAACAACGCACCAGACTAACCGCGCCTCGGAACGCGTGCGCGCGGTTTCACCTAACATTCAGCAAGGCAACCGTTGATCTGCATGCATGTCCGGTCTGGTCCATCCTCCAACTAGTTTATTTGGATAAACACGATTGCAAATTGCGATGAACAACTCAACGACATTGGTGAAGTACTCTATATGCTGTTGATTAGAGCAGGAAGGCTCTAGCTCTAGTGTTCTACTCCGTACGAGACTATAACTTTCATTTGAATCGAAGAGTATATATCAGTATAATATCAGATAAATTGGTAGAAAAACAGGCTCCACTTGATTGGACTCTTGTAAATGTTATGCATCCGTTCTCAAGTCTTGGGTCGGGCCACAATCCCGGCCAACTCCGGCCCAAACGAACTCTCAAGTCTTGGGTCGGGCCACAATCCCGGCCAACTCCGGCCCAAACGAACAAGCCCTCGCAGCCAGTCGCCCACTCACTCCCCTTCTCCAGGACTCTCGCAGATCCACAGAGCAGCCAATCCCCATCGGCCATCGCACCGGCCGACGAGGCGCCGCACGACGACCCGGCCTTCGCCGTCCGCCGCGCAGGGGCACAGTCCTCCGGAGATGCCGCCCAagtcgaaggcggcggcggcggcggcggcggcggcggccgcagccgcGGAGCCTGTCTCCGTCGAGGACCTCTTCACCTCGCTCCACCGCCACATCCAGGCCGACGAGTTCACCCAGGCCGTCAATGTTGCCGACCAAGGTCAAGCACCCCTCCCCCGGCGCGTCTCGGAGCCTCGTGCCCTAACCCCCGTTCGAATCTGACCCCCGACTGGTTCCGCAGTTCTCAAGGCGgcgccgggggacgacgacgctgTGCGATGCAAGGTGGTGGCACACATCAAGGCCGACGAGATCGACAAGGCGCTCGCCGCGATGCGCTCCGCCGAGCGCCTCCCCATCGACCTCAGCTACTACAAGGTGATGCCAGTTGTGCTCCCCTTTTACTCTTGGTCGCCCGATGGATCTGTCTGCTGGCTTGTTTCATCCTGCTCGGCTCACTAGGCTCTGGTTAGGATACAGGAGTGGTCAGATCTTTGTTGATTTGTGTGATTGAAATGGAAGTGTTTGCTTGATGAGCTTCTCCCAATGTAGTTTAGGTTTGATTATATTGCAAACTGCTGATGCTGGCCACTTTGCATAGTGAATTTTGCTATTGAGGTCGTGCGATTCAGAGCAATTGTTGATCGCATGCTAGGATCCCATGCTCTGCCAAAACTTATGATTCATATGTTGGAAGAACTACGTCGAGGGGTGGGAAGGAAGGCAAAATCATATGCTCAGTTACTGATGAAGAAGAAACTTCTGTTTTATGTTGTAATGCTTTGATTTAAGTATCAAGTAATTCAAATAGTTATGCAGGTCAAAACAACAGATCGCATTTGGTATTTTTTCAGTAAATTCCCCAGTATAACTGTTGTTCATATAAGATCAGTCCATCTAGTTTAAACATCTTGACAACGCCAACTCTTTTAATTCCACACATTTAACTCCATATTCTATCTTACCTTTTGAATTCTTACGTCTGGATCCTGTTGCATTTCAGTAATAGATTGTATGCTGAAGTTGAAGTAAGGCTAGACTCAATTCTCTGCTGAGTGCTGGTCAAATCTTTTTTGTTGAAGTTTCTTACTTCTGTGCTTTTTGTTTTTCTAATTAGTAATTTGAATTAAAATGTCACATTGGAGAATTGTGCACTAATTTTTGGCCGAATTTGATGCTAGGGTACCATTATTTTGTTACTAAAAGAACAATCTGTGTGATCAAACTAAGCACTATTATTATTATGATTATCCAGGCCTACTGCTACTACAGGCAAAATAAACTGCAAGAAGCTCTGGATCTTTTAAGAGGTCAAGAAGAAACTGCAGCTGTTCTCCAgctggaatcccagattttgTACCGACTAGGAAGAATGAATGATTGCATAAATAGCTATGAGAAGCTTCAAAAATTTAAGATTGACTCTATGGATATGAAGATAAATATCATTGCTGCTCTGGTTGCTGCTGGAAGGGCTTCTGAGGTGCAGGCGGCTATGAAGGCGCAAAAGGTTGATCTTACCACGAGAGCACTCAGGGATGCTCGTAGCTTTGAGCTCGCATACAATTCTGCTTGCTCCTTGATAGAAAACAAGAAGTATTCAGAAGCTAAGGAGCAGTTGGACTTGTCTAAAAGGTGAATTTCCTGGTGCAGCGATTGCTAAAGTGAACATGTTCCTTCAGTTTACTGAACCAATCCATCCATTACCACAACATTTTAATAGTCAGGTTGATAATTTAAgaaaactgtttttttttcaatggtTAACTAGTTTAATACTTACCATTTATTTGCATAGTGGAATTAGGCTCTCATGTCTTGCAAGGAAAGGCTAAAATGTTCCTTTGTGATCCACAGATATTCTTTTTATGGAGATGCCTCTCAACTCATGAAATTATGCAAGATCTATATCATAATTGTTCAATCTTTAAGCGTAAACAGTAAACTGGATTATAATATCCTTCTTTTTGGTACTGCAGAATTGGGAAAGAAGAGCTGATGGTGGAAGACTATGGTGAAGATGAGATTGAATATGAATTAGCTCCTGTATCTGCTCAGCTTGCGTATGTGCAGCAGGTAACTAAATCTGGAGAAGTTTTCTTACATAAAGTCCAACCATTATTCTATTAACTTGTCTTCACCATATTTTCAGCTACAAGGACAATCTCAAGAAGCTATGCAAACTTATGTTAATATGGTAAACAGGAAGTCAGCTGATTCATCATCACTTGCTGTGGCAACAACAAACCTTATTTCACTAAAAGGTACAAAAGATGCTGCAGATAGCTTGAGGAAGCTTGATCGACTTATTGAAAAATCTACTGCTCCAAACCAGTTGCAACTCATTGAAAACCTTGACTTCAAGTTATCCCCAAGGCAAAAAGAAGCTATGTATTCTGCCCGTGTTCTTTTACTCCTCCATGCAAATAAAACTGACCAGGTTTGTTTTTGCAAAGTTGACTCATCTCCCGCTTCCCTTTTGTGAAGCAATTAcctatttgttttgtttttattgAGGGGTGTAGTGAGATCATTCAGTTATATGAATTTATATTTTCTCATACTTGTGAGATTTCTAATCTTTTTCCGTTAGAATTTCTGGCGAGTTATAATTCTAACCCTAGCAGTGACATAACTGATGAGTCATAAAAAgtagttttttctttctttcttgagaAACGAGGAATGATTATTGGATTGTAAACTAGTGTGGAAGGTCTGTTACTAAACTGCCTGTTGCATGTGCATCCTGAACCTTTTTCCTGACACTTTAGCAGGGATATCCCTACAACTGTTCAATTTCACAGACTATAGCTTTTTTGCTTTCATTAGTATAATTGAACTACAGTATTGTCAATTCAGTTCATAAGTAAAATGACCATTATCAATTGTTTGATTGTAAAATGACCCTTGCATgcaaaaatgttcatgcatcTATGTAATCACCTGATTGGAGAATTATCAGTATCCCTTTCATTTATTTGTTGGGCACTTTCTATGGTGAGTCTCTCATTTCTGTtcttaatcttttttttttaggcACATGAGTTGGTCAGTGGACTGCTTGGTATGTTTCGAGATAGTGTATTCACAGTTTTACTTCAAGCTGCTGTTcatgtgaaagaaaaaaaggttcAGAAAGCTGAAGAAGTTCTTAGCCAGTACGCTGAGAAGCATCCTGAGAATTCTACAGGGGTCCTCCTTGCACTCGCTCAAATTGCTGCTAATGCCAACCATTTTCAGCTTGCTGCTGACTCACTGTCCAAAATACCTGAAATCCATCACATGCCTGCAACAGTTGCTACACTGGTGGCTCTTAAAGAGCGCCTAGGTGACTCCAATGCTGCAGCTTCAGTACTTGATTCTGCTATCCAGTGGTGGAAGAATTCCATGACCGGGGATAATAAATTAGATGTGTTCACGCGGGAGGCTGCTGCGTTTAAGCTCAGTCATGGACGTGATGAAGAGGCTTGTCTGTTGTACGAGGAGCTTGTGAAGAGCCATGGCAGCATTGAAGCTTTGGCTGGGTTAGTAGTGACTTCAGCACGCACTAACCTGGAGAAGGCTGAACAATACGAGAAGAAGCTGAAGCCATTGCCAGGCCTCAAAGGAGTTAATGTTGAGGCCTTGGAGAAGACATCTGGTGCCAGGCATGTCGAAGGTCCCCAAGACATGAAGGTAGATGTTCCTGAGGAAGTGAAGAAGCAAAAGGCAAAGAAGAGGAAGCGGAAGCCTAAGTACCCGAAAGGCTTTGATCCGGCAAACCCAGGGCCGCCACCGGATCCTGAGAGATGGCTGCCTAGGAGAGAGCGATCCAGTTACCGTCCAAAGAGGAAGGATAAGAGGGCTCAGGTCAGAGGTGCTCAAGGAGCTGTTACTAGAGAGATAGCTGCTACCAGTGGTGGTGGTTCCTCGAAAGGAAGCCAAACTACCGGTTCATCGAAGACTCCAGCAGCAAACACTGATCAGTCAAAGGCTAGCAACAAAtccaggaagaagaagtcaaggTCTTAGATGAGAAAAAATTTAAGCTACAACAAACTGACAGTTGAAAAGGATATGCCCATGTAACTTCTTGACTTGCAAATTTTGGGTTTAATTGTGGATTTGCTTTGCTTTCGCAGTCTTGTTTGATCGACCGAGAGTAGTGAAAATTTTGCTGAGATGTGTCCCATGGAATGTCCTCtttttggttccacggactagagtttaggtgtttggttccacggactagagtttagttcctgtcacatcgaatgtttagatactaattaggaggactaaacatgagctaattataaaatcaattgcacagatgaggctaattcgcgatatgaatctattaagcctaattagttcataatttgataatgtgatgctatagtaaatatgtgctaatcatgaattaattaggcttaatagattcgtctcgcgaattagcctccatatgtgcaattggttttgtaattaatctatgtttaatacttctaattagtatctaaacattcgatgtgacatgatctaaactttagtccgtggaaccaaacaaccTTGATTCTGTTTATTTTACATGCTAGATACCATTTTTTTCGTCAGCACTTGATGAGCTGAGGTGGTCCTGCAAGTGCAATAACTGCAGTGTCTTCTTCCCTGCTGTGAGTGCTTCAACTACCTGGTGCCCCTCATGGGGCAAGGCAAGCCTCTGCATCAATGGCTATCCATGGCAAtgtgctgcagcagcagggaTGGTGCCCCCAGCAAGGGCTAGTAGCTTGCTAGCCAGTGGCCCTGATGCCCTTGCCTTTACTGAGCACCTCATTCTGGGCAGGAAGTTTGGCAAACAGACACCGATCCCCTTCTTTTGAAGGGATGAACATGGCAATGGAGGAATTATTGTTGGTAGCACCATCCAGGTACCTTGGACCGGGTAAACAAGATTTAATCCTTTTAATTTTCTCATGGCTATCAGAGATGATTAAACTAGGTTTGAGCCAGTAATTATTGTTGGTCAAGCAAGAGAGTCAAGGACAATGTCTTAGGGTGCAAATCCATGCATGGCCTCTCAATTATCTCTAACTAACTGTGTGCCACCCTTAAAATATTTCATCCACTTCAGAACTCCATGTTACtaaatagtactccctccgttccaaattgtgggtcgttttggcttttctagattcataaatattattatgcatatgtTTATGCATATGTTTATGCATAtgtgaatctagaaaagccaaaatgatctgcaattttgaacggagggagtagtatattgCATTTCAAATTGGTGTAAGTTGGATAAAACAATTGTAATAAGAGTTATGATAGAGATATGGATCATGAATCATGAGGATGGCGAGACGGGTTCAACCCCTAGATTTGTGCTTAATTTTCTCTTATGCTTCATTAATGACTGACTCCATTTGACCCCATAAACTATCTACAACTACTACTATCTAATAAGAAAATACTACTTATGACAAGCTAGCTAGATGATCCAAATGACATACTGGATGAAATTCAGGGAGGTTATTTGTCCGGAAGTGTTAGGCAGTTCGTGTTTGCCGTGCTACTATATTACTTTTTCATATGGGAGTGGATAATTTTAGTAAAATTTTGCTCTTGCAGCTCCAAAGAGGACACATTAAACTACTCTTTCTGAGGTGAATGACATTTCGAGGAACCAaacaaaaattctcaaaatataCAAGTTCCAATCTTCCATGACTTTGAgaagggatttttttttaaaaaaaacgcgACCTGCGGGGGGTAAGACAGCCCCGGGCTTTTTCTAAGAGAGAAGACCTCCTCACGCAGAAAACCTCCAAACCTCTGTCCCATCCTTACACAGGGTCCGTAACCCTTGTGAGACTACCACTGAGCTGGCGACCACCGCAACTACCCCAGGTAGGAGGGTCCAAAACAACAACAGCTGGAAATTCAAAGAGAATATTGAGTACCATCTTCTAGATCTGCAACCACTGTCCCTACCGTTTGTGTAGTGATACTGATACACTCAACAACTCTGGGACAACCACACATATTTGCAGGACCAGACTACACACATACATGACGTACATACTGTTATATGTTCGATACCATGCACGAATAATTTTACCGAATCAACACCGACATTTACTGCAAAGCACGTAGAGTGGAATTTGCATCTCTCTCCTCTCTAGTCGAAAGACATACAGACATGCATTATTAGCTACTGTACCTAACAATTTCATATTTGTCCCCATGGGTGCATGCATGTGATTGACAGTAGCTGCACGCCTGCATCATTATAGGGCAGCTTGCATTTAAGCCATGCATGCATCTCTCTCCTCTCTAAGTCAAAAGATGTACAAACATGCATTATTAGCTACTGCTTCTAACAGTTTCATATTTGTTCCTATGTGTGCATGCATATCATATGAATGACGGTGCATGCCTGCACTGAACGCATAAGCACCCATGCAGGCTTTAGTTAAATCTAACGCATAATGGGTTCACTTGTCAACCCACTATATATATACTTAATTTTTTAGCCAAAATAATAGGAATTCAACTGAATACCTTAAATTCAATGGGGGCACACCCCTACAACGGATGCATGTGGACAACAAAGGAGCGTTTGACAAAGGGGCGGTGATTCAAACGTCTTTGCTTTACTAGCAACTATACCCGTGCATTGCAACGGGTGAACGCAACATGGATATATCATCATAATATTAATGTGTAACATATTTTACGTGAAAGTCGAGGTCTAAAAGAGTAATTACATGTGGTAAATAAAC
This portion of the Setaria viridis chromosome 7, Setaria_viridis_v4.0, whole genome shotgun sequence genome encodes:
- the LOC117864227 gene encoding uncharacterized protein, which produces MPPKSKAAAAAAAAAAAAAEPVSVEDLFTSLHRHIQADEFTQAVNVADQVLKAAPGDDDAVRCKVVAHIKADEIDKALAAMRSAERLPIDLSYYKAYCYYRQNKLQEALDLLRGQEETAAVLQLESQILYRLGRMNDCINSYEKLQKFKIDSMDMKINIIAALVAAGRASEVQAAMKAQKVDLTTRALRDARSFELAYNSACSLIENKKYSEAKEQLDLSKRIGKEELMVEDYGEDEIEYELAPVSAQLAYVQQLQGQSQEAMQTYVNMVNRKSADSSSLAVATTNLISLKGTKDAADSLRKLDRLIEKSTAPNQLQLIENLDFKLSPRQKEAMYSARVLLLLHANKTDQAHELVSGLLGMFRDSVFTVLLQAAVHVKEKKVQKAEEVLSQYAEKHPENSTGVLLALAQIAANANHFQLAADSLSKIPEIHHMPATVATLVALKERLGDSNAAASVLDSAIQWWKNSMTGDNKLDVFTREAAAFKLSHGRDEEACLLYEELVKSHGSIEALAGLVVTSARTNLEKAEQYEKKLKPLPGLKGVNVEALEKTSGARHVEGPQDMKVDVPEEVKKQKAKKRKRKPKYPKGFDPANPGPPPDPERWLPRRERSSYRPKRKDKRAQVRGAQGAVTREIAATSGGGSSKGSQTTGSSKTPAANTDQSKASNKSRKKKSRS